One genomic region from Haloterrigena gelatinilytica encodes:
- a CDS encoding helix-turn-helix transcriptional regulator has product MESALEEIEFLALSANRVEVLESLAEDGHTRNELAAATGASQATLGRILGDFRERSWIRREGSEYVATATGRLVASGITDLQRIIETERRLREVVDYLPSEELTFDLRRLADATITTPSQTRPNAPLSRLLELLEDADDVRTVSHAFNEQTLSVVQDRAETGEQTFRGVFSRSAIEALVDDATLRDRLEALLATDGTAIRVRDGSVPLAVMLLDDVVYLLLRDDQGVLRASIDTDDEAVRSWAEETIAEYWTNADSLSDAGFSLE; this is encoded by the coding sequence ATGGAATCGGCACTCGAGGAGATCGAGTTCCTCGCGCTCTCGGCCAACCGCGTCGAGGTGCTCGAGTCCCTCGCCGAGGACGGCCACACCCGCAACGAACTGGCCGCGGCGACGGGGGCCTCGCAGGCGACGCTAGGGCGCATCCTCGGCGACTTCCGGGAGCGGTCGTGGATCCGCCGGGAGGGCAGCGAGTACGTCGCGACGGCGACGGGACGTCTCGTCGCGTCGGGCATCACCGACCTCCAGCGGATCATCGAGACCGAACGGCGACTCCGCGAGGTCGTCGACTACCTGCCGAGCGAAGAACTGACCTTCGACCTCCGGCGGCTGGCCGACGCGACGATCACCACGCCCAGCCAGACCCGTCCGAACGCGCCGCTGTCGCGGCTGCTCGAGTTGCTCGAGGACGCCGACGACGTTCGGACGGTCTCCCACGCCTTCAACGAACAGACGCTGTCGGTCGTCCAGGACCGGGCGGAAACGGGCGAGCAGACGTTCCGCGGCGTCTTCTCCCGAAGCGCGATCGAGGCGCTCGTCGACGACGCGACGCTCCGTGACCGACTCGAGGCGCTGCTGGCGACCGACGGGACGGCGATCCGGGTCCGCGACGGGTCGGTTCCGCTCGCGGTGATGCTCCTCGACGACGTCGTCTACCTGCTCTTGCGCGACGACCAGGGCGTCCTGCGGGCGTCGATCGACACCGACGACGAGGCGGTCCGGTCGTGGGCCGAGGAGACCATCGCGGAGTACTGGACGAACGCCGACTCGCTGTCGGACGCCGGATTCTCGCTCGAGTGA